A section of the Verrucomicrobium sp. GAS474 genome encodes:
- the rpe gene encoding ribulose-phosphate 3-epimerase, whose product MKPILLAPSILAADYGNIERDVRAVEAAGVDCLHVDIMDGHFVPNMTFGPDFVAMLRRITRLPLDVHLMIQQPDRYVRSFIEAGADTITIHLEAYHDVGRTLDLIKSMGCRAGIAVNPLTLIEKAEKYMKRVDLVLCMTVNPGFGGQPFIMEVLEKVRFARLFRDQNNLNYDIEVDGGLTADTIGPAVVSGANLIVAGSSIFGKQDIPAAVKLLRQKAAEANAAG is encoded by the coding sequence ATGAAGCCGATCCTCCTGGCCCCGTCGATCCTGGCCGCCGACTACGGAAACATTGAGCGCGATGTCCGTGCCGTCGAGGCCGCGGGGGTCGATTGCCTCCATGTCGACATCATGGACGGCCACTTCGTCCCGAACATGACCTTCGGGCCCGACTTCGTCGCGATGCTCCGCCGGATCACCCGGCTCCCGCTCGACGTCCATCTCATGATCCAGCAGCCGGACCGCTACGTCCGCTCCTTCATCGAGGCCGGGGCCGACACGATCACGATCCACCTCGAGGCGTATCATGACGTGGGCCGGACCCTCGACCTCATCAAGAGCATGGGCTGCCGCGCCGGGATCGCCGTCAATCCGCTGACGCTGATCGAGAAGGCCGAGAAGTACATGAAGCGGGTCGACCTGGTCCTCTGCATGACGGTGAACCCGGGGTTCGGCGGGCAGCCGTTCATCATGGAAGTGCTTGAGAAGGTCCGCTTCGCCCGTCTCTTCCGGGATCAGAATAATCTCAATTACGACATCGAGGTCGACGGCGGCCTCACTGCCGACACGATCGGACCGGCGGTTGTCTCGGGGGCGAACTTGATTGTCGCGGGGTCGTCGATCTTCGGGAAGCAGGACATTCCGGCGGCGGTGAAGCTTCTGCGGCAGAAGGCGGCGGAGGCGAACGCGGC
- a CDS encoding VOC family protein, translating into MPVLRLLHTRYRVEDLEKTVSFYKEVLGLEQVSSHTSSRGSTLVFFKVPGSEELIEICHYPKSGPVQVGPDLTHLAFEVADIEAFAAEAAAKGYPFSEGPSAPSASGSRIGFIDAPEGYEIELIEKKK; encoded by the coding sequence ATGCCCGTCCTCCGCCTCCTCCACACCCGTTATCGGGTCGAAGACCTCGAAAAGACCGTCTCCTTCTACAAGGAGGTCCTCGGCCTCGAGCAGGTCAGCTCCCACACCTCCTCGCGCGGCTCGACCTTGGTCTTCTTCAAGGTCCCGGGCAGCGAGGAACTGATCGAGATCTGCCACTATCCGAAGAGCGGCCCCGTCCAGGTCGGCCCCGACCTGACCCACCTCGCCTTCGAGGTCGCCGACATCGAGGCCTTCGCCGCCGAGGCCGCCGCGAAGGGCTATCCCTTCAGCGAGGGGCCCTCGGCCCCCTCGGCCTCGGGCTCCCGGATCGGCTTCATCGACGCCCCCGAGGGGTACGAAATCGAGTTGATCGAGAAGAAGAAATAG
- the plsY gene encoding glycerol-3-phosphate 1-O-acyltransferase PlsY codes for MELPYFIETGSRHLRMAAAVMLCFSFLIGSIPFGFLLGKWNGLDLRKHGSGNIGATNVWRVLGWKWGLPAFLLDFFKGFLPAFIFVFFVPHGRRMEWEVAVVLIGLVATLGHNFTPWLGGKGGKGVATSAGAIAAFMPEAFLVILAVWGASFWLTRIVSLASILASAVLPVAAFVLYPNKRIFFVFGLLAGGMTILRHRANIERLLRGEEKRMGSPKAK; via the coding sequence GTGGAATTGCCCTATTTTATCGAAACCGGTTCCCGTCACCTGCGGATGGCGGCGGCGGTGATGTTGTGTTTCTCTTTCCTGATCGGGTCGATCCCGTTCGGATTCCTGCTGGGTAAGTGGAACGGCCTCGACCTGCGCAAGCACGGCAGCGGCAATATTGGCGCGACGAATGTCTGGCGGGTATTGGGCTGGAAGTGGGGTCTTCCGGCGTTTCTCCTCGATTTCTTCAAGGGCTTCCTTCCCGCCTTCATCTTCGTCTTCTTCGTCCCCCACGGGCGGCGGATGGAGTGGGAGGTGGCCGTGGTGCTGATCGGCCTGGTGGCGACGCTGGGGCATAACTTCACGCCGTGGCTGGGCGGCAAGGGCGGCAAAGGGGTGGCGACCTCGGCGGGGGCGATCGCGGCCTTCATGCCCGAGGCCTTCCTCGTGATCCTGGCGGTCTGGGGGGCCTCCTTCTGGCTGACCCGCATCGTCTCGCTCGCCTCGATCCTCGCCTCGGCGGTGCTCCCGGTGGCCGCCTTCGTCCTCTATCCGAACAAGCGGATCTTCTTCGTTTTCGGCCTGCTCGCGGGCGGGATGACGATCCTCCGGCATCGGGCGAACATCGAGCGCCTCCTCCGCGGCGAGGAGAAGCGGATGGGTTCCCCGAAGGCGAAGTAA
- a CDS encoding M42 family peptidase — protein sequence MRQKSLDFLRKLLETPSPSSGEAAGQRVWLDYVSEFADETGSDAYGNSWAILNPKGSPRIMVVGHGDEIGFQIQYISEEGFLYFAPVGGPDPALARGQRVHIHHEGKKTLGVVGSLAVHMQERDKKPEVPAWHDLFIDIGAKNRKDAEKRAAVGDLVTYTAGFEQLNGDVYVARACDNRVGTFVAAETLRLASELKGIDVCLIAVSTIQEENGLYGASMVGYSLQPDAALVVDVGHSTDMPLANAKRFGDIKLGKGPVLNRGSVNHPVLVERLAKTAKAKKIDIQLSIDARWSGTDADAIFKQRGGVPTAALGIPNRYMHSPVEVIDLGDLVNLSEWLCAFTAGVKEGEKFKVKI from the coding sequence ATGAGACAAAAATCCCTCGATTTCCTGCGGAAGCTTCTTGAAACCCCCAGCCCTTCGAGCGGGGAGGCGGCGGGGCAGCGGGTCTGGCTCGATTACGTTTCCGAGTTCGCCGACGAGACGGGGAGCGATGCCTACGGCAATTCGTGGGCGATCCTGAACCCGAAGGGCTCCCCCCGCATCATGGTCGTCGGCCACGGGGACGAGATCGGCTTCCAGATCCAATATATCTCGGAGGAGGGCTTCCTCTACTTCGCCCCGGTCGGCGGTCCCGATCCGGCCCTGGCCCGCGGCCAGCGCGTCCACATCCATCATGAGGGGAAAAAGACCCTCGGCGTCGTCGGCTCCCTCGCCGTCCACATGCAGGAGCGGGACAAGAAGCCCGAGGTCCCGGCCTGGCACGATCTCTTCATCGACATCGGCGCCAAGAACCGCAAGGACGCCGAGAAGCGGGCCGCCGTCGGCGACCTCGTCACCTACACCGCCGGCTTCGAGCAGCTCAACGGCGATGTCTATGTCGCCCGCGCCTGCGACAACCGGGTCGGCACGTTCGTCGCGGCGGAGACCCTCCGCCTCGCCTCGGAGCTGAAGGGGATCGACGTCTGCCTGATCGCGGTCTCGACGATCCAGGAGGAGAACGGCCTCTACGGCGCGAGCATGGTCGGCTACTCCCTCCAGCCCGACGCGGCCCTCGTCGTCGACGTCGGCCACTCGACCGACATGCCGCTGGCGAACGCCAAACGCTTCGGCGACATCAAGCTCGGCAAGGGGCCGGTCCTGAACCGGGGCAGCGTGAACCATCCCGTCCTCGTCGAGCGCCTCGCGAAGACGGCGAAGGCGAAGAAGATCGACATCCAGCTGAGCATCGACGCCCGCTGGTCGGGCACCGACGCCGACGCGATCTTCAAGCAGCGCGGTGGCGTCCCGACGGCGGCCCTCGGCATCCCGAACCGCTACATGCACAGCCCCGTCGAGGTGATCGACCTCGGCGACCTCGTCAACCTTTCCGAATGGCTCTGCGCCTTCACCGCCGGGGTGAAGGAAGGGGAGAAATTCAAGGTCAAAATCTAA
- a CDS encoding NAD(P)H-dependent glycerol-3-phosphate dehydrogenase codes for MKVGILGAGKWGTAMGDVLLRNGHEPIYRHHGDAAEGWPPGIDFLIVAIPVQAMRATLSRFPAPGVPVLSLSKGLEVGTGLRVSEIIGQVWPGTETAALSGPNFASEIAAGLPAAAVVAAGSEALAERLQALFHHRSFRLYRSTDLTGVELGGALKNVYAIAAGLCVGMNLGHNAFAALLTRCLAEMTRIGVRLGGRPETFAGLSGVGDLLLTSGSELSRNYRVGSLLAGGRTLQAILAEVGVAEGVETARSLYSLAAVPAEAKPVACQVYAILFEGLPPQRAVAGLMERAAAPEIRPV; via the coding sequence ATGAAAGTCGGCATCCTCGGCGCGGGAAAGTGGGGGACGGCGATGGGGGACGTCCTCCTCCGCAACGGCCATGAGCCGATTTACCGCCATCACGGCGATGCGGCCGAGGGGTGGCCCCCGGGCATCGACTTCCTCATCGTCGCGATCCCCGTCCAGGCGATGCGGGCGACGCTCTCCCGCTTCCCCGCCCCGGGTGTTCCGGTCCTCTCCCTGAGCAAGGGGCTCGAGGTCGGCACCGGACTGCGGGTGAGCGAGATCATCGGGCAGGTCTGGCCCGGGACCGAAACGGCGGCCCTCTCCGGCCCGAATTTCGCCTCGGAGATCGCCGCCGGGCTTCCCGCCGCCGCCGTCGTCGCCGCCGGGAGCGAGGCCCTCGCCGAACGGCTCCAGGCCCTCTTCCACCATCGTTCTTTCCGGCTTTATCGCTCGACCGATCTGACCGGGGTCGAGTTGGGCGGGGCGTTGAAGAACGTCTACGCCATCGCGGCGGGGCTCTGCGTCGGGATGAACCTTGGTCACAACGCCTTCGCCGCGCTGTTGACCCGTTGCCTTGCCGAGATGACCCGGATCGGCGTCCGCCTCGGCGGGAGGCCGGAGACCTTCGCCGGGCTGAGCGGGGTGGGCGACCTCCTCCTGACCTCGGGAAGCGAACTGAGCCGCAATTACCGCGTCGGCAGCCTGCTGGCGGGGGGGAGGACGCTCCAGGCCATCCTGGCCGAGGTCGGCGTCGCGGAAGGGGTCGAGACGGCCCGGTCGCTCTACAGCCTCGCGGCGGTCCCCGCCGAGGCGAAGCCGGTCGCCTGCCAGGTCTACGCGATCCTCTTCGAGGGCCTCCCCCCGCAGCGGGCGGTGGCCGGATTGATGGAGCGGGCGGCGGCTCCCGAGATTCGTCCGGTCTAA